In a genomic window of Streptomyces katrae:
- a CDS encoding CapA family protein encodes MTKRTRRTLALLSAGLLSAAAAGCSTGGHPAPARLGSSAAGAPAAAAGSASPAAPAGARGFTLVASGDVLPHTSVIQRANADAGGDGYDFRPMFSAVKPVVSAAGLALCHMETIYGDEDGPFSGYPAFVSPPAVADALKDAGYDGCSTASNHTLDDGAEGVKRTLDRFDKVGLGHAGSARTAAEAARTTLYTAGTAKVAHLAYTYDTNGYPMPEGQPWAVNLMLQDKILADARAARKAGADVVLVSLHWGTEWQTEPDETQLSLGKALTASQTGGRPDIDMILGTHAHIPQAYEKVNGTWIVYGMGDQVAGEMFNYTGARDMRGNYGSIARFTFAPPAAPGQRWQVTKAEFVPQMMDLSTGRVVNLPAALAQDPGNSAYESAQDEITEAVLSRGAAKDGLRRAG; translated from the coding sequence ATGACCAAGCGCACCCGTCGGACCCTCGCCCTGCTGTCGGCCGGCCTGCTGTCCGCCGCGGCCGCCGGCTGCTCCACCGGCGGCCACCCCGCACCCGCGCGCCTCGGCTCCAGCGCCGCCGGCGCCCCCGCCGCGGCGGCCGGATCCGCCTCCCCCGCCGCCCCCGCCGGCGCCCGCGGCTTCACCCTGGTCGCGAGCGGCGACGTCCTCCCGCACACCTCGGTCATCCAGCGGGCGAACGCCGACGCGGGCGGGGACGGGTACGACTTCCGGCCCATGTTCTCCGCGGTCAAACCGGTGGTCTCGGCCGCCGGCCTGGCCCTGTGCCACATGGAGACCATCTACGGGGACGAGGACGGCCCCTTCAGCGGCTACCCCGCCTTCGTCTCCCCGCCCGCCGTCGCCGACGCCCTCAAGGACGCCGGGTACGACGGCTGCTCCACCGCCTCCAACCACACCCTGGACGACGGCGCCGAAGGCGTGAAACGCACCCTCGACCGCTTCGACAAGGTCGGACTCGGCCACGCCGGCTCCGCCCGCACCGCGGCGGAGGCGGCCCGCACCACCCTCTACACGGCCGGCACCGCCAAGGTCGCCCACCTCGCCTACACCTACGACACCAACGGCTACCCCATGCCCGAAGGCCAGCCGTGGGCGGTCAACCTGATGCTCCAGGACAAGATCCTCGCGGACGCGCGGGCGGCCCGGAAGGCGGGCGCGGACGTGGTCCTCGTCAGCCTCCACTGGGGCACCGAATGGCAGACCGAACCCGACGAGACCCAGCTCTCGCTCGGCAAGGCCCTCACCGCCTCGCAGACCGGCGGCCGCCCCGACATCGACATGATCCTGGGCACCCACGCCCACATCCCGCAGGCCTACGAGAAGGTCAACGGGACCTGGATCGTCTACGGCATGGGCGACCAGGTCGCGGGCGAGATGTTCAACTACACCGGCGCCCGCGACATGCGGGGCAACTACGGCTCCATCGCCCGCTTCACCTTCGCCCCGCCCGCCGCCCCCGGACAGCGCTGGCAGGTCACCAAGGCCGAGTTCGTCCCGCAGATGATGGACCTGTCCACCGGCCGCGTCGTCAACCTCCCCGCCGCCCTCGCCCAGGACCCCGGCAACTCCGCGTACGAGAGCGCCCAGGACGAGATCACCGAGGCCGTCCTCAGCCGCGGCGCCGCCAAGGACGGCCTCCGCCGCGCCGGATAG
- the lysX gene encoding bifunctional lysylphosphatidylglycerol synthetase/lysine--tRNA ligase LysX, translated as MSATPEQTRGTRNRFLNRVPDAFGAFFGTLGLLCALLALSPVLRGLLRPVVRFLDDFVVPVSANLAYAVFLFLLAAALGIRKKIAWWIVVTYLALLILVDVLIIADGDLWVGGLSLALAVAALVVLTAARKEFYAASRPGAVWRALLVLGLGLLAAVFLGWALVALFPGTLPRGQWLDWAAKQVFGGLFSARQFDGRPPRVLYFLLGLFGAVALLNAASTLFRSQRLTAALHGDEELRIRALLGAYGRADSLGYFATRRDKAVVFAPNGKAGVTYRVEAGVCLASGDPVGDPAAWTPAIDAWLAVARRYGWQPAVMGASENGATAYARSGLSALQLGDEAILHVAHFDLDGRDMRVTRQAVNRVKRAGATTLIRRHSALTEEEMRTIVDRADRWRDTETERGFSMALDRLGDPADGDCLLVEAFDAQGELIALLSFVPWGKDGISLDLMRRDRTAPNGVMEFMVAQLCAAAPGLGVRRISLNFAVFRSAFEEGGRIGAGPVLKLWRRLLLFFSRWWQLEALYRSNVKYGPEWYPRFLCYQDAGSLARVSLASGIAEGFVSVPSLRKLWGKGHQPRGLTAPVNTAGLPPLESLGLDLVGEEGERAPAERLPEQVRVRHAKLERIRASGTDPYPVGIRQRTHTAAQLKAAHPGRLPAGARTGEPVVLAGRVMVVRDLGGVVFAVLRDWTGDIQLMFTRDESGPEALDSFTSQVDFGDHVVAGGTAAAGRSGDLSVLVDSWQLTGKCLRPLPDKRKGLADPEARVRRRYLDLVASPDAREVVRARSSAVQALRQGLLDRGYLEVETPMLQQIHGGANARPFRTHINAYDLDLYLRIAPELYLKRLCVGGLEKVFEMGRTFRNEGVSYKHNPEFTMLEAYQAFADYDVMLDLTRELIQGAATAAFGSPIAHKAGPDGKLVVHDISGPWPVKTMYGAISEALGEEVDADTEEHVLRVHCDRAGVPHGPEDTRGDVVLEMYERLVEERTQLPTFYKDFPTDVSPLTRQHRVDPRLAERWDLVAFGTELGTAYSELTDPVEQRRRLTAQSLLAAGGDPEAMELDNDFLDALEYAMPPTGGLGIGVDRLVMFLTGLTIRETLPFPLVRQS; from the coding sequence ATGAGTGCCACGCCGGAGCAGACCCGCGGTACCCGCAACAGGTTCCTCAACCGCGTCCCGGACGCCTTCGGGGCGTTCTTCGGAACGCTCGGCCTGCTGTGCGCGCTGCTGGCGCTCTCCCCGGTGCTGCGGGGGCTGCTGCGGCCCGTGGTGCGCTTCCTCGACGACTTCGTGGTGCCGGTCAGCGCGAACCTCGCGTACGCCGTCTTCCTCTTCCTGCTCGCCGCCGCGCTCGGCATCCGCAAGAAGATCGCCTGGTGGATCGTCGTCACCTATCTGGCCCTGCTGATCCTCGTCGACGTACTGATCATCGCGGACGGGGACCTCTGGGTCGGCGGCCTGTCCCTGGCCCTCGCGGTGGCCGCCCTCGTCGTGCTGACCGCCGCCCGCAAGGAGTTCTACGCCGCCTCCCGCCCCGGCGCCGTCTGGCGCGCCCTTCTCGTCCTGGGGCTCGGGCTGCTCGCCGCCGTCTTCCTCGGCTGGGCCCTCGTCGCCCTGTTCCCCGGCACCCTGCCCAGGGGGCAGTGGCTGGACTGGGCCGCCAAGCAGGTCTTCGGCGGCCTCTTCTCCGCCCGCCAGTTCGACGGCCGCCCGCCCAGGGTGCTCTACTTCCTGCTCGGCCTCTTCGGCGCCGTCGCCCTGCTGAACGCCGCCTCCACCCTCTTCCGCTCCCAGCGGCTGACCGCCGCCCTGCACGGGGACGAGGAGCTCCGCATCCGCGCCCTGCTCGGCGCCTACGGCCGCGCCGACTCCCTCGGCTACTTCGCCACCCGGCGCGACAAGGCCGTGGTCTTCGCCCCCAACGGCAAGGCGGGCGTCACCTACCGGGTCGAGGCCGGCGTCTGCCTGGCCAGCGGCGACCCGGTGGGCGACCCGGCCGCCTGGACCCCCGCCATCGACGCCTGGCTGGCCGTCGCCCGCCGCTACGGCTGGCAGCCCGCCGTCATGGGCGCCTCCGAGAACGGCGCGACCGCGTACGCCCGCTCCGGGCTCAGCGCCCTCCAGCTCGGCGACGAGGCCATCCTGCACGTCGCCCACTTCGACCTCGACGGCCGCGACATGCGCGTCACCCGGCAGGCCGTCAACCGCGTCAAACGGGCCGGCGCCACCACCCTGATCCGCCGCCACTCGGCCCTGACCGAGGAGGAGATGCGCACGATCGTCGACCGGGCCGACCGCTGGCGCGACACCGAGACCGAACGCGGCTTCTCCATGGCCCTCGACCGGCTCGGCGACCCCGCCGACGGGGACTGCCTGCTCGTGGAGGCCTTCGACGCCCAGGGCGAGCTGATCGCCCTGCTCTCCTTCGTCCCCTGGGGCAAGGACGGCATCTCCCTCGACCTGATGCGCCGCGACCGCACCGCCCCCAACGGGGTCATGGAGTTCATGGTCGCCCAGCTGTGCGCGGCCGCCCCGGGCCTCGGCGTGCGCCGGATCTCCCTCAACTTCGCCGTGTTCCGCTCCGCCTTCGAGGAGGGCGGCCGGATCGGCGCGGGCCCCGTGCTCAAGCTGTGGCGCAGGCTGCTGCTGTTCTTCTCCCGCTGGTGGCAGCTGGAAGCCCTCTACCGGTCCAACGTCAAGTACGGGCCCGAGTGGTACCCCCGGTTCCTCTGCTACCAGGACGCCGGCTCGCTCGCCCGGGTCAGCCTCGCCTCCGGGATCGCCGAGGGCTTCGTCTCCGTGCCCAGCCTGCGCAAACTGTGGGGCAAGGGCCACCAGCCCAGGGGACTCACCGCCCCCGTCAACACCGCCGGCCTGCCCCCCCTCGAGTCCCTGGGCCTGGACCTCGTGGGGGAGGAGGGGGAACGGGCGCCCGCCGAGCGGCTGCCCGAGCAGGTCCGCGTCCGCCACGCCAAACTGGAACGCATCCGCGCCTCCGGAACCGATCCCTACCCGGTCGGGATCCGCCAGCGCACCCACACCGCCGCCCAGCTCAAGGCCGCCCACCCCGGCCGGCTCCCCGCCGGCGCCCGCACCGGAGAGCCGGTCGTCCTCGCCGGCCGGGTGATGGTCGTCCGCGACCTCGGCGGCGTGGTCTTCGCCGTCCTGCGCGACTGGACCGGCGACATCCAGCTGATGTTCACCCGCGACGAGTCCGGACCCGAAGCGCTGGACTCCTTCACCTCCCAGGTCGACTTCGGCGACCACGTGGTCGCCGGCGGAACCGCCGCCGCCGGCCGCAGCGGCGACCTGTCCGTCCTGGTCGACTCCTGGCAGCTCACCGGAAAGTGCCTGCGCCCCCTGCCCGACAAGCGCAAGGGCCTGGCCGACCCCGAGGCCCGGGTACGGCGCCGCTACCTCGACCTCGTCGCCAGCCCCGACGCCCGGGAGGTCGTACGGGCCCGCTCCAGCGCCGTGCAGGCCCTGCGCCAGGGCCTCCTGGACCGCGGCTACCTGGAGGTCGAGACCCCGATGCTCCAGCAGATCCACGGCGGCGCCAACGCCCGTCCCTTCCGCACCCACATCAACGCCTACGACCTCGACCTGTACCTGCGCATCGCACCCGAGCTCTACCTCAAGCGGCTGTGCGTCGGAGGCCTGGAGAAGGTCTTCGAGATGGGCCGCACCTTCCGCAACGAGGGCGTCTCCTACAAGCACAACCCCGAGTTCACGATGCTGGAGGCCTACCAGGCCTTCGCCGACTACGACGTGATGCTCGACCTCACCCGCGAGCTCATCCAGGGCGCCGCCACCGCCGCCTTCGGCTCGCCCATCGCCCACAAGGCGGGCCCCGACGGCAAGCTCGTCGTCCACGACATCTCCGGGCCGTGGCCCGTCAAGACGATGTACGGGGCGATCAGCGAGGCCCTGGGCGAGGAGGTCGACGCCGACACCGAGGAGCACGTCCTGCGCGTGCACTGCGACCGGGCGGGCGTCCCCCACGGGCCCGAGGACACCCGCGGCGACGTGGTCCTGGAGATGTACGAACGGCTGGTGGAGGAGCGCACGCAACTCCCCACCTTCTACAAGGACTTCCCCACCGACGTCTCCCCGCTCACCCGCCAGCACCGAGTGGACCCCCGGCTCGCCGAACGCTGGGACCTCGTGGCCTTCGGCACCGAACTGGGCACCGCCTACTCCGAGCTCACCGACCCCGTGGAGCAGCGCCGCAGGCTCACCGCGCAATCCCTGCTCGCGGCGGGCGGGGACCCGGAGGCGATGGAACTCGACAACGACTTCCTCGACGCCCTGGAGTACGCCATGCCGCCCACCGGCGGACTGGGCATCGGCGTCGACCGGCTGGTCATGTTCCTCACCGGTCTGACGATCCGCGAGACGCTTCCGTTCCCGCTGGTGCGCCAGAGCTGA
- a CDS encoding polysaccharide deacetylase family protein, which translates to MTNDEPTVGRRVLLRTAVFLGIAAAASSGLLRVGEDGSPAGPPGTSPGATPEPARGPGAGGAPGGHPEGLPDASHRLQPMTAEAPAKPPAVKPAVRTRPILELPQGPAAGGKAMLLTFDDGPDPRYTPAILDTLRRYGVRAMFFVCGEMATDNRDLLRRMAAEGHVIGNHTWTHPQIPQLSRSALESEIGRTSEVVEQAVGQPPLWFRAPYGAWNRAAFEIGADLGMEPLAWTVDSLDWTEPGTTTIVSRVLDGAAPGVIVLGHDAGGDRSQSVRALETYLPQLLGRGYRMTLPVLPPR; encoded by the coding sequence ATGACAAATGACGAGCCGACAGTAGGGCGACGGGTGCTCCTGCGCACCGCCGTCTTCCTCGGAATCGCGGCCGCCGCCTCCTCCGGACTGCTCAGGGTGGGAGAGGACGGATCCCCGGCCGGTCCGCCCGGGACGTCCCCGGGCGCCACCCCCGAGCCCGCCCGCGGCCCCGGGGCCGGCGGAGCCCCCGGCGGCCACCCGGAAGGGCTCCCCGACGCCTCCCACCGGCTGCAGCCCATGACCGCCGAGGCCCCCGCCAAGCCGCCCGCCGTGAAGCCCGCCGTCCGCACCCGGCCCATCCTGGAACTGCCCCAGGGCCCGGCCGCGGGCGGCAAGGCCATGCTGCTCACCTTCGACGACGGCCCCGACCCCCGCTACACCCCGGCCATCCTCGACACCCTCCGCCGGTACGGGGTCCGCGCGATGTTCTTCGTCTGCGGGGAGATGGCCACCGACAACCGCGACCTGCTGCGCCGGATGGCCGCCGAGGGGCACGTCATCGGCAACCACACCTGGACGCACCCGCAGATCCCCCAGCTCAGCCGGTCCGCACTGGAATCGGAGATCGGGCGCACCAGCGAGGTGGTCGAGCAGGCGGTCGGGCAGCCCCCGCTGTGGTTCCGGGCCCCGTACGGGGCGTGGAACCGGGCCGCCTTCGAGATTGGGGCGGACCTGGGCATGGAACCCCTCGCCTGGACCGTGGACAGCCTCGACTGGACCGAACCCGGCACCACCACCATCGTTTCCCGGGTCCTCGACGGGGCCGCGCCGGGCGTGATCGTGCTGGGCCACGACGCCGGCGGCGACCGCTCGCAGAGCGTCCGGGCGCTGGAGACCTACCTTCCCCAGCTGCTGGGGCGCGGCTACCGCATGACCCTTCCGGTGCTGCCGCCCCGTTGA
- a CDS encoding class F sortase: MLEDETGQRPRRRSPWGVLALALLSGLAMMRNGANVADGPPQPTAAAAVATRADQQPANAPTPPADMEVLDHSSVQRIRIPTINVDAPVMTVGLDAQGWIDAPPPQDRNLAGWYLNGISPGQQGSAVIVGHVDNAQGPAVFYGLGSLKPGNHIEVQRYDGRTAVFEVYGVEVFAKDSFPGARVYGDTGHPELRVITCGGGYSKAKGYDGNVVVFARMVEAR, translated from the coding sequence ATGCTCGAGGACGAGACCGGGCAGCGGCCGAGGAGACGTTCCCCATGGGGCGTGCTCGCACTGGCACTGCTCAGCGGCCTCGCCATGATGCGGAACGGGGCGAACGTGGCGGACGGGCCGCCGCAGCCCACCGCGGCGGCGGCTGTCGCCACCCGGGCCGACCAGCAGCCGGCCAACGCACCCACACCGCCCGCGGACATGGAGGTGCTGGACCACTCGTCGGTGCAGCGCATCCGGATTCCGACGATCAACGTGGACGCGCCGGTGATGACGGTCGGCCTGGACGCGCAGGGCTGGATCGACGCCCCGCCGCCGCAGGACCGCAACCTGGCGGGCTGGTACCTCAACGGCATCTCGCCGGGCCAGCAGGGGTCGGCGGTGATCGTGGGCCACGTGGACAACGCGCAGGGCCCGGCCGTCTTCTACGGGCTGGGCTCGCTCAAGCCGGGCAACCACATCGAGGTGCAGCGCTACGACGGCCGCACGGCGGTCTTCGAGGTGTACGGGGTCGAGGTGTTCGCGAAGGACTCCTTCCCCGGCGCGCGGGTGTACGGGGACACCGGGCACCCGGAGCTGCGGGTGATCACCTGCGGAGGCGGCTACTCGAAGGCCAAGGGCTACGACGGCAACGTGGTGGTCTTCGCGCGGATGGTCGAGGCCCGCTGA
- a CDS encoding DUF4239 domain-containing protein, protein MSEWLVLTLAMAAACAVVLSIAFFNHRRITEDDDPDETPDVIEYMTMMIGVIYAIVLGLAIAGVWEGRGAAQEYVRQESQALHEISVRSQVYPAEVRAKIRSDVDAYVTYVVDTEWKHMSEKNELTDESGQLLEKIRRDVTDYAPQTDHEGQAYQPLVDQVALVDDARNARGQSAGATMPGVVWFGLIAGALVTVGMIFMLQIRRSFRELLLAGLFSALIAFLLFLIWDFDAPFGRGIAATAEPFLAQFPHHGLKS, encoded by the coding sequence TTGTCGGAATGGCTCGTCCTGACCCTCGCGATGGCCGCGGCCTGTGCCGTGGTGCTGTCCATCGCCTTCTTCAACCACCGCAGGATCACCGAGGACGACGATCCGGACGAGACCCCGGACGTCATCGAGTACATGACGATGATGATCGGGGTGATCTACGCGATCGTGCTGGGCCTGGCGATCGCGGGCGTCTGGGAGGGCCGCGGGGCCGCCCAGGAGTACGTGCGCCAGGAGTCCCAGGCCCTGCACGAGATCAGCGTCCGCTCCCAGGTCTACCCGGCCGAGGTGCGGGCGAAGATCCGCTCCGACGTCGACGCGTACGTGACCTACGTGGTCGACACGGAGTGGAAGCACATGTCGGAGAAGAACGAGCTGACGGACGAGAGCGGGCAGCTGCTGGAGAAGATCCGCCGCGACGTGACCGACTACGCGCCGCAGACCGACCACGAGGGGCAGGCCTACCAGCCCCTCGTCGACCAGGTCGCGCTGGTGGACGACGCCCGCAACGCCCGCGGCCAGAGCGCCGGGGCCACCATGCCCGGGGTGGTGTGGTTCGGACTGATCGCCGGAGCCCTGGTGACGGTCGGGATGATCTTCATGCTGCAGATCCGCCGGTCCTTCCGCGAACTGCTGCTCGCCGGCCTGTTCAGCGCGCTGATCGCCTTCCTGCTGTTCCTGATCTGGGACTTCGACGCGCCCTTCGGGCGCGGGATCGCGGCCACCGCCGAACCCTTCCTCGCGCAGTTCCCCCACCACGGCCTGAAGAGCTGA
- a CDS encoding SAM-dependent methyltransferase: protein MERPAWAPPGIDISVPSVSRIYDYYLGGSHNFEVDRQAARRAMEFMPGLPKIMQANRAFMRRAVRHAVAEGITQFLDIGSGIPTFGNVHEIARAATPEAHVVYVDHDPVAVAHSRAVLAGDDQTGIIAADLRKPQDILAAPETGRLLDLDRPVALMLVAVLHFLEDTDQPYAAVAQLRDALAPGSMLILTHASYEGIPLSEEVAAGTVGVYRDIRNPLVMRGHEEIAGFFDGFELLEPGLVSMPDWRPDRTGPLAEGETPEDPYAFSGFGGVGRKA from the coding sequence ATGGAACGCCCCGCCTGGGCCCCGCCAGGCATCGACATATCGGTGCCGAGCGTGTCCCGAATCTACGATTACTACCTGGGCGGCTCCCACAATTTCGAGGTCGACCGCCAGGCCGCCCGCCGGGCCATGGAATTCATGCCGGGCCTGCCCAAGATCATGCAGGCCAACCGGGCCTTCATGCGCCGCGCCGTCCGCCACGCCGTCGCCGAGGGCATCACCCAGTTCCTCGACATCGGCTCCGGCATCCCCACCTTCGGCAACGTCCACGAGATAGCCCGCGCCGCCACCCCCGAGGCCCACGTCGTCTACGTCGATCACGACCCGGTCGCCGTCGCGCACAGCCGGGCCGTCCTCGCCGGCGACGACCAGACCGGCATCATCGCCGCCGACCTGCGCAAACCCCAGGACATCCTGGCCGCCCCCGAGACCGGCCGGCTGCTCGACCTCGACCGGCCCGTCGCCCTGATGCTCGTCGCAGTCCTGCACTTCCTGGAGGACACCGACCAGCCCTACGCCGCCGTCGCGCAGCTGCGCGACGCCCTGGCCCCGGGCAGCATGCTCATCCTCACCCACGCCTCCTACGAGGGCATCCCGCTCAGCGAGGAGGTCGCGGCCGGCACCGTCGGCGTCTACCGCGACATCCGCAACCCGCTCGTCATGCGCGGCCACGAGGAGATCGCCGGCTTCTTCGACGGGTTCGAGCTGCTGGAGCCGGGCCTGGTCTCCATGCCCGACTGGCGCCCCGACCGCACCGGGCCGCTCGCGGAGGGGGAGACCCCGGAAGACCCGTACGCCTTCTCGGGCTTCGGCGGCGTGGGACGCAAGGCGTGA
- a CDS encoding putative bifunctional diguanylate cyclase/phosphodiesterase has translation MSTPAPAPAAGAEPPAPHPVRAPLHDPHSDLEDRIARFATIWGRAIFPVTATSLTRPEFEQHLVPLARTLTEALHARPFDASAAQGVGAELVAVHCTDPEALAGTLGVVESYLVLYCGPDSTAADGSDGTEEYRSRCARLQHGIAAGFARALRERTLREQEAIARSALTARIDAQQALHASEERFRAVFEGAAVGIGIADLDGNILEVNDTLLKMFGGLEGHVRSRNVSEWGHPDDTPHVWKMYGELVRGEREHYRVEKPYYRHDGTVLWTNLTVSLLRDADGLPQYQLALMEDTTERRLLNLRLRYEATHDALTGLPNRTLFFERLEKALNAAPGSRFGLCYLDLDGFKAVNDSLGHSAGDRLLVEVADRLQSCATGPGEVVARLGGDEFVALTTGPGAQTEEQVTDLAVRILTALSTPIRLEGRELSVRGSIGIVEGASGERTPAEVLRSADITMYRAKAAGGNRFEFADAEADARAITRHGLTNALPAALERGEFFIEYQPLVHLHDGSVHGAEALVRWSHPQYGVLGPDRFIPLAERTGLIVPLGRWVLEESVRQARTWQREHGGAPLRVNVNLSPTQLTHPGLVADTLRVLESSGLAPGALCLEVTESALIGADDELLEPLRRLAALGVDIALDDFGTGYSNLANLRRLPVSVLKLDRSFTQGMQQEPADPVDVKIVEGIVALAHSLELAVTVEGVETGAQAAQLRALGCDTAQGWYYARPGAPDRIHTLSLCDAVPTR, from the coding sequence ATGTCCACCCCCGCCCCCGCACCCGCGGCCGGCGCAGAACCCCCCGCCCCGCATCCCGTGCGGGCGCCGCTGCACGACCCGCACAGCGACCTCGAGGACCGGATCGCCCGCTTCGCGACCATCTGGGGACGGGCCATCTTCCCCGTCACGGCCACCTCCCTGACCCGCCCCGAGTTCGAACAGCACCTCGTCCCGCTCGCCCGGACCCTCACCGAGGCCCTGCACGCCCGCCCCTTCGACGCGAGCGCCGCCCAGGGCGTGGGCGCCGAACTCGTCGCCGTGCACTGCACCGACCCCGAGGCGCTCGCCGGCACCCTCGGCGTCGTCGAGTCCTACCTGGTCCTCTACTGCGGCCCGGACAGCACCGCCGCCGACGGCAGTGACGGCACCGAGGAGTACCGCTCCCGCTGCGCCCGGCTCCAGCACGGCATCGCCGCCGGGTTCGCCCGTGCGCTGCGCGAGCGGACCCTCAGGGAACAGGAGGCCATCGCCCGCTCCGCCCTCACCGCCCGCATCGACGCCCAGCAGGCCCTGCACGCCAGCGAGGAACGCTTCCGGGCCGTCTTCGAGGGCGCGGCCGTCGGCATCGGCATCGCCGACCTCGACGGCAACATCCTGGAGGTCAACGACACCCTCCTCAAGATGTTCGGCGGCCTGGAAGGACACGTCCGCAGCCGCAACGTCAGCGAGTGGGGACACCCCGACGACACCCCGCACGTCTGGAAGATGTACGGGGAACTCGTGCGCGGCGAGCGCGAGCACTACCGCGTCGAGAAGCCCTACTACCGGCACGACGGCACCGTCCTGTGGACCAACCTCACGGTCTCCCTCCTGCGCGACGCCGACGGGCTCCCCCAGTACCAGCTCGCCCTGATGGAGGACACCACCGAACGCCGGCTGCTCAACCTGCGCCTGCGCTACGAGGCCACCCACGACGCACTGACCGGGCTGCCCAACCGCACGCTGTTCTTCGAACGGCTGGAGAAGGCCCTGAACGCCGCCCCCGGCAGCCGCTTCGGCCTGTGCTACCTCGACCTCGACGGGTTCAAGGCCGTCAACGACAGCCTCGGCCACTCGGCGGGCGACCGGCTCCTCGTGGAGGTGGCCGACCGGCTCCAGAGCTGTGCCACCGGGCCCGGCGAGGTCGTCGCACGACTCGGCGGCGACGAGTTCGTCGCCCTCACCACCGGCCCCGGCGCCCAGACCGAGGAGCAGGTCACCGACCTCGCCGTCCGCATCCTGACCGCCCTGTCCACGCCCATCCGGCTGGAGGGCAGGGAGCTGTCCGTGCGCGGCAGCATCGGCATCGTCGAGGGCGCGTCGGGCGAGCGCACCCCCGCCGAAGTGCTGCGCAGCGCCGACATCACCATGTACCGGGCCAAGGCGGCCGGCGGCAACCGCTTCGAGTTCGCCGACGCCGAGGCCGACGCCCGCGCCATCACCCGGCACGGCCTGACCAACGCCCTGCCGGCGGCGCTGGAACGCGGCGAGTTCTTCATCGAGTACCAGCCCCTGGTACACCTGCACGACGGCAGCGTGCACGGCGCGGAGGCCCTGGTGCGCTGGTCGCACCCCCAGTACGGAGTGCTCGGCCCGGACCGCTTCATCCCGCTCGCCGAACGCACCGGCCTGATCGTGCCGCTCGGCCGCTGGGTCCTGGAGGAGTCCGTCCGCCAGGCCCGCACCTGGCAGCGCGAGCACGGCGGTGCGCCCCTGCGCGTCAACGTCAACCTCTCGCCCACCCAGCTGACCCATCCCGGGCTGGTCGCCGACACCCTGCGCGTCCTGGAGTCCTCCGGCCTGGCCCCCGGCGCGCTGTGCCTGGAGGTCACCGAGTCGGCGCTGATCGGAGCCGACGACGAACTCCTCGAACCGCTGCGCCGCCTCGCCGCCCTCGGCGTGGACATCGCCCTCGACGACTTCGGCACCGGCTACTCGAACCTCGCCAACCTGCGCCGGCTGCCGGTCAGCGTCCTGAAACTGGACCGCTCCTTCACCCAGGGCATGCAGCAGGAGCCGGCCGACCCCGTCGACGTCAAGATCGTGGAGGGCATCGTCGCCCTGGCCCACAGCCTGGAGCTGGCGGTGACGGTCGAAGGAGTGGAGACCGGGGCCCAGGCGGCCCAGCTCCGCGCCCTCGGCTGCGACACGGCCCAGGGCTGGTACTACGCCCGCCCGGGCGCCCCGGACCGCATCCACACCCTCTCCCTCTGCGACGCCGTACCCACCCGGTGA